ttgagcCTCTTctgtgatttttctagtatctgTGCTTACAATTCCATATTCTCATGGAATTCTAGTGTTCTTTCTTTGCACAAACTCAATCCCTTCATCCAAAtctcaaaatcttcttgtaatggTTTAAACCTCTTTCTTTCTAGATTGATCTATTTTCACAACATTCAGGGTAtttgattttccatttttataGATTAGTTCATGTTCAAGGACAGGAAATCCAAGCTCTACTATGGATCACAGTTTACAAACAACTTTCTCATACCATCATTGATCAAGAGCAAGAATATGCTAAAGCACAAAGatatatttttcaagaaaatagggCCATTTCCCCTGAGATATGGCCAGGACCATATTGATTGTGGAATTTCTCATTTTCCCATTCCCATTGGAAAGCCATTGCCAAAGCTAGACAAGATTACTCTGATATGATGACCGACAACATGATGCAAAATTCACAAGATCCTTATCCTAAAAGTACCAGTAGGCTCTCACCAAAGTATAAACGTAGAACAAAGGCCAGACGTGCACTCAACAAAAGGCGCAATAGGAGAAGGCATCAGGAATATATTACTAATTATAATATTACTGATCTTGATAGCACCCCATCAGACACACCTTCTAATGAGGAAATAAACGTCTAAGTGTGCTTTACTTTTCCGAAAAATCTAGTTACTGTACAAAAGGTCAAGTGTGCTTTATTTTTTGAAGAGTCAAGTGTGTTTACTTTTCCAAAGGTTAAGAGAAGTGTATTTTACTTTTCTAAAGGGTCAAGAGACTTTTCATAAGTTTGAATAGTCAAGATTCTCTTACATAAGAATCCTTTGTATCATTAAAGGGGTAGAATCCTCTAGAGAAATAAAAGTCAGTCTTGTTTTCATAAAATGAAGAATTAAACAACTTTCTTCCTCGTTTTCTTCTCTAACTCAGTAATGGTCCATATGGGAAAATTCTGAATTTTCTTTGAGATTTCATAATAGAGCAGGGCTTTAAGATTGCCAAGAGGACAAGATTTGCCTAACTTATCACgaaattcatgaaaatttgGCCCTCTTTTTCTGCAATATTCTATTTTTGTCCCTAAAGTTTGTGAGGCATGAGTTgcacatgatttttttttcttggcaaGATTTTTAGCAGAAATAACCCAAGGGAATAAAATTGTAGGTTTTTCATTTCTAAGGGATGAAAAAACATTATTTCATATGTAAGGGACAAAAAATCATCATTTCATATGTGAGGTATGCAAAATGTataaaaataatatgtgaggaGTGAAAAATCATCGTTCCATATATGAGAGATATAACAGGTACAAAACCAATACGTGAAGAACTATTTGTACGAGTTTCTGTTTGATTAATTACAATTTAGGGGTAATTAAAAAATATCATCCCCAATATAACCAGTTTTACATTTTATTCCCCAATAATTTTTTCCTGACTTTGTGCCCCCAAAATTGTTAGTCAAGTTTAATGCTCTATAGCACTAATGTCAaaataacacacacacacacacacagacatACACACgtacatatatacatacttacatacatatatataaccTCTATAAATTAATAACCTTGGGACCATAcaaattgattgataaattaataatttattaatttatcgagTAAAAATGTTAATCGCACTCCACTTTTTGTTAATCACAATCTCaccatttgttttataatatagtctattaaataaaaaccatatgataaaaatgatgaTGAAAGTGTGACACAAAAAGGAGAATGCAATTAACATTTCCTTTTATTGAGTGTACTTACAATTCAAATACACACTCATTTAATCAACtaaattgttattttattttataaaaaggTCAATTATTCTATAAATAAAAGGAGGCTAAAAGTCAAATATAAACCAATCTAcatctatattttttttttcataattgcAAGGTCTTGAATTTAGGATCTCTTATTTACAATCTCTCCTACCATACCACTAATTCCAACCCCCCCCCTCCAATCTATAtctacttgatttgtaagtatAATTTAATTCTATTAGTGTATTCAATAGACTTTAATTGATAAGATTTTTCTATTATCAAAAGGTCacaaaattataaatattaaatgAATCAGATTAACAATGATGACAAGGAAGTCTTCTTATAATAAATAAACACAAAACTTTCTTACATATCTCATTATTAAACTATGGTGTTCCATTTAAAAGGTGTTCATAAATCAACAATTAGACTCATATATTTAGAAAAATATTATCTGTAATTTCagtgaattattaatttatgttaTGAATGGGAACAAAGGGTTATGTTaaggtttttaaaattattttattattttatcaaaattactaatttaccttGTTAGCCCAAGTCGAGACTGAGAAAAATTGTCACATACTAgagattattaatttatcaagtatatatatatgtgtgtgtataaacATACACACACCTAGAGGTTAATTACTGCTGCAAGACTTAGTTTGGGAGTTGAGATTTGGAGATAAATGAGGAAATTAAGTTTTCCCTTGTTTGGGAGATTTACgtgggaagaaaagaaaggaaagtggAAGGAAATggagggatggattggttaaaAAACTTTCATCCTATaaatggaaagaaatgaaggaaagttCCACTTAACCTGCATAAACTTTTTCAAATGCCAACTTTACCCACAAAATGTTAAACAATAaaattataatatctaatatGTCCAAaatcgttttttttttctttcctaaacTCTCAATCAACTTGAGAAGAAAATCATAtatattttctcttcttttcttttttttcataggaatttctttttttgttataaCTTATTCTTTCTTAAACTAAGCCTAAATCCGTTTAGGGCTAGTTTGAGAGTTTAAGACAGAAGGgaaaacttcaagttttcagagaaaataagagaaacaagagaaaagaaaggaatgtGATGTTGTCTGGGAGTTTGGAAAATAAGTGAAATGATTTTGGATATGTAAGTCACTAAATATTTGTTCAAGAACATTTTAAAGATaagtaaatttaaaaaatttaacaaGCTTCCTTCAGGTTTCTACCTTAAAGTTTGGGCCACTATAATGCTACACTATATTCCTCCAAATCCTCCCGCTTcccatattattattatttttttttgttctctctAAAAACTATCAAACAAGGGAAAACtgactttctcttcttttcctctaCTTTTAGCCCAAAACTCCAACTCCTAAACTACACCTTAAGGTATAGCATGTTTTGAACTGTACCCATTAACATTTTTTATCCTTTCTCAATTTGTCTATTTGTTTTAAAAACCATTAGTTATCTCCAATACTTTATGACACTTATGACATATTATgtctaaaaaaaatcaatatctCTATTACAATAATGATTGCATAATATATTTATGGATATGAAtccaattaaatttcattccatAATTACACTTTTTTCTAGATAGAGGGAAATATCTTACTCATTTCATGTgataagggaaaaaaattaacgaaaattattgttgaaGAATTAAAATGTGAAAATATTACTAAAGGCCTAAAAATGCATGGATATTGTTGGTCTCTATTTCAAAACAAACAGGTAGCTGCACTTTCTTTTAATAGCTAGATATTTTCTTAATATGAAAGTATACATTTTTTATTGGTAATCCTAAATAAAGGAGAGAAACATGATAGATTTGGCATATAAATATTCTAGGttcattttttaatataatatagATGCTACCCATGTATATTTAGAGCTTTAAAAATACTATCACAATTTAGTTTTTAATAGTAATATTTTTGTAAAACTTTTTCCTTATCACTGTGAAAACTCGATGTACAAAAAAGTGTAATTATGGGATGAGATTTAATTAAATCCATATCCATAAATGTATTATTTTTACATTATTATGTCAGCAATATTAATGTTATTAGACATTATTTGTCCTAAATTGGTCGACGGTTTTGGGACAAAAGGAGAAATTGGGATCAAAATGATGGAAGGGGGCAAATTGCAAAAGGATTTAATATAATTAACTTTTAGGGgtctaaatttatttttgacatTATCGTTATACAACATCAAGTTGACTAACAGTTTTGGGAGTAAAGTGGGAAAACATAATATTAAGGGCTAAAGTGCAAATTGGATGCACTAAAGAGGGATTTTGTAATTAATTCTCGGGAGTaaagtgagaaaaaataatattaGGGGCTAAAATACAAAATTGGCTAACTTAAGAGGAGTTTTGTAATTAATTCTACAATTTATTCCCTTAAACTTTAGTCCCACTCAAGCTTGGCATTTTTCTAGTCAAGCTTATTATCTTCTGGTGTTTATTTTTTCTTCCACTTCATCTAGAAATGGATTGTGAAAATGgtaaattgaaaacaaaaattctctCTTACCAATGTGTAcaattttaataatttatttattttgatagAATTGCAATCCGCTTACACTTGACAACAATATCCATAAGGTTTATGGGATGTTGGCCTCTTTTTCATGGTCTGGTGATTTAAAAGGACAATATGCAGCTAAAGGCGAAATGGAGTGATATTTGCAAGCCAAAGAGGGAAGGTGGTTTGGGAATAAAAAACATAGCTCAGTGGAATACTTGCTTTAGCTAGCTTGGAACATTTGCAGCAAGAAAGACACTTTATGGGTGGAGATGGATTCACTCAGTAATACTCAAGGGGAGAAGTTTATGGGAAGTCAATTCAATTTCTGGTTGCTCATGGATTTggaggaaaacaatgaaatgcagggatttggttcagccattTATAGGCATTTCTATAGGTAATGGAGCCAAAACTTCACTCTGGTATGACTCTTGGCATCCATCTGGACCACTATGTAAGATTTATCCTATATCCTTGCTTACAAATTTGGGATATGAGAAATAAAATACACAGATGGCTGACATGGTTGAATAGAAAATCTTGGATTGTGCCATCTTTGCTTTCATTTCAAAAGCATTTATTTTTAGCTTTTCTTTGTACAATTTCAAAGGGAATTCGCAAACTAATGatgtatttttcaaatttatcacGTCTCAAATCTAGAAATATTTTTAACCTCTTCTCCTCCAAACTTAAATTTCCCAAGAATCTAGCATGAATCCAAAACTATGGATCCCAAGTAAAACTCATAACTAGAACAAAGAAAACTAATAGATGGAATTGGATACCCATCAACCGTGTAAAATTGCAAATTGCTCATGGAGCCACCAAATTCAATGATTTTGACAACAGATacgagcatttttttttttaaaatttaaattctacCCCATTTGGCTTTTTGCCTTTATTTGCCCTTACCTCTAGGGAAGTCAAGTTCTACATCATCCTGCATAGCTAACAAGCAACCAGTGTCTACCCCTTGTAAACCCCTAGATGCCTGAATTTGTTCCCTTGTGTTTCTCTAGCCATGTCTTTGCCTCTTGGAATCTTGTCCTTCTCTGAAGCACTGGTGGAGGTAACACCAGGCCTGCTGTTATAAACGGTTCTTGATGAGCTTCCTGAGCCAGCTTCCTCGTCGAAATGCTTGCTTTGCTGCTCATCACCAGTCTCAGTGCGAATTCCATCCTCTTCTTTATCACTCCTACACAACATAGGCAGCCACAGGGACTCGTTAGTTTGCTACCAAAAAGTTATAGTCATTGAATGATGCACTCATGAATATCTAAACTATTTGCTGTTCCAATATAGGTCTCTGCAATTCAGAGACAAATATCTACGGAAGTAAATCAGAGATTGATGAACCACAACTTTGCCAAACGGCTACAAATCAAACTTGTTTTGGTTAACACCACCTTGTACTTGTGACATTCGTGTTAGGATGAGGTTTTGATCAACAGATGGATTAACAACACACTTAGGTTAGGTTCAATTCCAACCAAAGTCATAAACCAACTCATTATTGTTTGAAGGGTTAAGGTCATCTAATTGACTAAACTTTGCAGCAGTAGATATCATAAACCATGAAAACATAACTATTCTAACTGCTTTTAAAGGAACTTCAAGAACAGTATGGACAAGTATAGGAACAGGTAACAACCAGCTGCAGAAAACATTTGTTGAGGCAAATCTAGAACCATTCAAGTTTTGGCACCAGGCGGCACATTCTCCTTAGAAGTAGGATACTTGATAAAATCTATTCCACAGATCTAAAAGaatatttctaatttttttcccctttcaatATAATCAACAGGTTGTACTTTACCAGCAAAACAAGTACAAAACATCACCTTCGCCaggataaaaagataattaagttTAGACAAACTCTTTCAACAAAAAACCACCAGAAACAAAATCAACAGGAAGAAATATGCAGTAATCAAACTACTGAAACCTGGCACAGTAAAAAACTCTAGAGGCTTAGCACTTAATCAAACTAGTGGCAGAGGCACTCCTTGTGTTCAACTTCTTCCGGAAAAGAAATATAAGAGGAAAACCTTTTAAGACTTCAGTAGTAATAGAAAGACTTCAGTAGTAATAGGAGGTGAGGAGAAGATATGGTACTCATTGTTAGTGAGTTTGAAAAGCAAGAAGTAGGTGGTAGTTAGATTACTGATTCATGCTTGGATGTAATTATAGAAAATCTTTTGTTAAAAGATAGTTTTGGAAATTTAGAAAGTGACATTGCACCAAACACTTCCATAAGCTTTATATGTAGTAGCATATCCAGTAAACCTATTGATTAATATGGCAATGTATGCAACATAGAAAAGGCAGCAGAATGTGATCTTCTGCAATCCTTCTCTTTAGGGCCATTTAAAAGCCTATGGCCATTTAGCACACATCAGACAGCTAACGCATGCAAAACAAGAATATCTTGCTTTATCAATTTGTGTAAAGATCAAGTAAGAAGCTTCATCTAATCAGCTGGTAAACTGCAAGAAGAGCTAAAGttgagccaaaacataaaaTAGCCATCCATTAGATTCACTACTACTCCTCTGAACAAAAAGAGAGAacatgtatatatttttatacCCTGAATAAACTACGAGCCCAACAGCAACACCAGCAAATGCTACAAAGTACATCCAATCAACCTGGACAGCAAAGAAAAATAGGTTAGAAAAAGGTAAACAGCTACTCAAATTTGTTTTATAGAATGTAATACTATTTAACAGTTCAATTCTTGTTGATCCAGTTGAACCTTTTCATGGTACGCGAAGATACGAATTAGAACAGCCCACATGTCTGATGTAAGTAACGATAGATTCAACATTGTGGAACCACTGATCTGCATAAAAGGAGAGGCCTTCagtaagaaacaagaatttcaaCGTAATTGAGTGAAGTGGCCTCACAAATATGGATAACCAAGGAAGCAAAACATATACCCCCTCCATCCCAAATTTATGGTTGTGTTAGGAGTCCGTGAGTGCAGAATGAAAACATGGACATTCATAAGAACTTGTATCCAATTTTATTGACTTGAATTGCCATTTTTTATGTTAGAAGCACAAGAATTGTCATGATAAgcaatatttgatttaattgggTCATATAATCCTTTTGTTGGCCACTGAAAAGTTGAACTCTGTTGTTGCATAGTTACAAACTTTAACAATTCTACAATGATCATTTTTAGTGTATATGATACATGCTCAACTGCAATCTTTTGAGTGTTGGAGGGAACCTTGTTTGATAACTTATGTGCCCACAAACTATGGAAAAACAGTAGTAAAACAATATGGGTAAGAGCTGGAAACTAGAAAAAAAGTAGTTTGAGATTGTGGGTAGGAGACACTAATTGTGGGACGTACCAAAAGGGAGTCAAAGCATGACATTAACATTGGGACACAGTAAGTTTCCAGTTTGCCATTAATCTACAACGTCAGTGATGGTTTATCTACCTTTTATAAGTGTAAGTTCTACCCCTACTTACTATTAGCAGGCAGTGAAACCAAGATTCATACCCCCTTCATGCCATGCATGAGAATATGAAGAACAAAGAAATAGCAAGGGAACAAGAAAGGATTGGGCTGCAGGGAAACTATTAAGATTGGTCCGAAGAAGACAAAGACGACATTTCAGATGGCTTTTCCTCCCTTCGGTACTTCTAGTGCTCTATATCAATTCTATGAAAACTGGTCCTTTGTCACCCGCAAGACAAAACCTCGCTTGGTGATGCTCCTTTATTCAACTTTGATCCCCTTTATTGGTGGTCAATCCATCTTTGGCTACAAATAATATTTCAGACAATTTTGTAAAGTTGGCCTCAAGAAAAAACTCTTGCTGCCTGCATTCATAAAGCTGATTTTCAATTGGTTGCTTAGGATGAGGGGCATGTTATAAGAGGATCACACATGAAAacacaaaaagtcaaaaaaggaTACGGTAAAGTATGGCATCaaagtgaagagagagagacaaatTAATTCATCAAAGGGCAACTTTAGTGGACATCATCAAGCATGTTTCTTGAAACAACTACATAGCTGTCTTTTCTAGCACCTGAGAAAACAAGCCTCATCTGTATTGAAAACACTGAAAACATGTGTAGGAAACTCCAAGTTAATCCATACCTTTAGTAAGACAGGGACCAATGAGTAAAAGAAAAACATAGCCACTGAAAATCCAAAAAATGGAAGAGCCTGAAACCAAAAGATTGCAAGGAAAAATACAGGGATAATGTTAAGAAATTACTAAAGGAAAATACATAACATGCATACAAAGAAGCGATAATTAAAACTGAACTGATAAAGCAGAGATGTATATACAACTCTTTGACACAAAACATTTTCTATCTTCTCCATGCTTTTCTGATCAACTTCGATAAAGTTGTCTTTAGTTACGAAAAAGGTCCCAGAAAGGagtatttaaaaataattattaccaTTCTAGACTGAATCCATTAGCTTGACAAGTCATAACTTTTACAGAAGAGCTGAAAACATATAAACATGTGAAGAAAAAGTAACGACACATTCTGGGGACAACCATATGGGTGCATTTATCTTCTTTAGTCTATAAAGTATGGGATATTTGTGTATTAAATGTTTCTGCTGTAGAAAGGGCAATATATTCAGGATTGACCAAAATGGGAAGTAAGACAAGTCGATTGGGGACCATTAACCTCAAAAAAGAGTAACTTGAAAACATAAAAGATCTAGAAACTTGCCCATGcatatctaggaccaaaaattgattttaagtcgtcaaacttcaaaaaatttgtTGGGCACGATTAAAATTTAATTGCACATCTGATAACTCGTAAACCTAAAAATACACCCATTTATAGATCAACAGAACGTGGTCAAAACAAAAATCTACACTTCTAAGTTTTCTTTTGATGTCAACATACAAAGTGGCCTAATATTTACAGACAGGAAAAAAGTGTGAGCGTATAATTTATAGTGTCAACGTAAGCAGGTGAATAAAATATTCCATACAATTTGGTCATATTTCTGTAGAGATGTATTCAATAGCTTGGCTTTTACATCTCGGAAAGCTCATGCACTTacttactaattttttttgaaaaagaaaagggtagGTCAGTGGAAGGGCAGAGGTTGTGTGATTTTGTGTCTGctagagaaaaagagagagagagcgagagaaAGACTCACAGCTCCAGCTGACCAGTGAATAGACTTGAGTTCATCCCGTTCAAGTATGCTTCTATATACATGATTAAGGACAATTACTAACCCAGacataaaattattcagtaAGTCAACCCATTCCTGGCCTGTAGAAGCAGAAATCTCATACTGTGATTTTCCAAACAAAAACTAACATGACTAAGCGCCTGTTTTGCAGAACTATGGCTGTATGAATTCATGACAATCAATAACCATATTGCAAAATTTAATGGTGGGTAGCTTCTAGTTAACTGCAGATATTATCATTTGCATACCCAAGAAATATGCTTATTACAGTTCCCAAACAGGTGAAGGAATGCAGTTTAGACATCAGAGCTCTCCAAACTCCATCCCATACAGTTCGTACAAGTGAGTTTTATACTAAATAAAACAGCTACCAAAAGAAAACCACATTGAAGGCTGTTtgattaataataataagtgGATTGACCTGAATCATTACAGGCACGACATCTATATGTCAAATACAAGTAGAAGCATGCAAATCTTATAGAGGATACATTTGGCAAGCACTGACAATTGCACCAAAGAAGCCCAAGAATGCCATAAGTTCAACCCTGTCAGCACTTTTGACAAGAAACTCCT
This Coffea arabica cultivar ET-39 chromosome 3e, Coffea Arabica ET-39 HiFi, whole genome shotgun sequence DNA region includes the following protein-coding sequences:
- the LOC140004613 gene encoding uncharacterized protein, giving the protein MADFIKEFFTKKTVVAIGLGQLLSLVITSTGFSSSELARKGINAPTSQSFLNYVLLGVIYGGVMIYRRKPLKAKWYYYVLLAVVDVEANFLVVKSYQYTSITSVMLLDCWSIPCVILLTWLFLKTKYQYRKFVGVAICVAGLVLVIFSDVHSADRAHGSNPIKGDILIIAGATLYAVSNVSEEFLVKSADRVELMAFLGFFGAIVSACQISILERDELKSIHWSAGAALPFFGFSVAMFFFYSLVPVLLKISGSTMLNLSLLTSDMWAVLIRIFAYHEKVDWMYFVAFAGVAVGLVVYSGSDKEEDGIRTETGDEQQSKHFDEEAGSGSSSRTVYNSRPGVTSTSASEKDKIPRGKDMARETQGNKFRHLGVYKG